The proteins below are encoded in one region of Parambassis ranga unplaced genomic scaffold, fParRan2.1 scaffold_21_arrow_ctg1, whole genome shotgun sequence:
- the LOC114429731 gene encoding NLR family CARD domain-containing protein 3-like: MARPPEILLQTLEELGEEEFEKFKWYMYQNGTLEDFPSIPKYKLEKAKRMKTVDQMLQTYHLNSIKVMKKVLVKIRRNDLMENLKDVPSVPSEILTACQQKMKSNLKKKFQCLFEGIAKAGKKTFLNQIYTELYITEGGTAEVNEEHEVRQIEAASRKAHRPETSIRPEGIFKGSPGRQEPIRTMMTQGVAGIGKTVLTQKFTLDWAEDKANQDIQFTFPFTFRELNVLRERKFSLVELVHHFFTETKEAGICSFQDLQVVFIFDGLDECRLPLDFHKNEILTDVTESTSVDVLLTNLIRGKLLPSAHLWITTRPAAANQIPPDCVDMVTEVRGFTDPQKEEYFRKRFREEEQASRIISHIKTSRSLHIMCHIPVFCWITATVLENMLETREGAELPKTLTEMYIRFLVVQTKLKVKYDEGAKADSHWSPESRKMIQSLGKLAFDQLQKGNLIFYESDLTECGIDITAASVYSGVFTQVFKEEDKVFCFIHLSVQEFLAALHVHLTFINSAVNLLEQSWLSKIFRHKRKLKHLQQSAVDKSLQSPNGHLDLFLRFLLGLSLETNQTLLRGLLTQTGSSSQINQETVQHIKKKISENVSAERSINLFHCLNELNDRSLVEEIQQALRSGRLSTDKLSPAQWSALGFILLSSEEDLEVFDLKKYSASEEALLRLLPVVKASNKVLLSSCNLSERSCEALSSVLSSQSSSLRELDLSNNDLQDSGVKLLCAGLESAHCGLESLRLSSCNLSERSCEALSSVLSSQSSSLRELDLDNNDLQDSGVKQLSRGLETPDCGLKTLSLSGCLITQEGCASLASVLTSNPSYLRELDLSYNHPGDSGVELLSALLNSPDCSLKTLRVEHGGEQRLKPVPRRYFCQLEVDTNSVHTNLKLSDNNRKVTHVREEQPYPDHPDRFDFYHQLLCRNVLTGRCYWEVEWRGEVYISVSYRRIRRKGDSDDCWFGGNNQSWSLGCSDRLGYSVYHNNRETLISSSSGSHRAAVYVDCPAGTLSFYRVSSDTLIHLHTFSTTFTQPLHAGFWLDPGSSVSLCCV; encoded by the exons ATGGCACGTCCTCCAGAGATACTTCTGCAGACTTTGGAGGAATTAGGAGAAGAGGAGTTTGAAAAGTTTAAATGGTACATGTACCAGAATGGAACTCTAGAAGACTTCCCATCGATCCCAAAGTATAAACTTGAAAAAGCAAAGCGGATGAAAACAGTGGACCAGATGTTGCAGACCTACCATCTGAACTCTATTAAAGTAATGAAAAAGGTTTTGGTGAAGATCAGGCGGAATGATCTCATGGAGAACCTCAAAGACGTCCCTTCAGTACCTTCAG AGATCCTCACTGCCTGTCAACAAAAAATGAAGTCTAACCTgaagaagaagttccagtgtttgtttgaggggatcgctaaagcaggaaaaaaaacatttctgaaccagatctacacagagctctacatcacagagggagggactgcagaggtcaatgaggaacatgaggtcagacagattgaagcagcatccaggaaagcacacagaccagaaacaagcatcagaccagaaggcatctttaaaggctcacctggaagacaggaaccaatcagaacaatgatgacacagggagtggctggcatcgggaaaacagtcctaacacagaagttcactctggactgggctgaagacaaagccaaccaggacatccagttcacatttccattcactttcagagagctgaatgtgctgagagagagaaagttcagcttggtggaacttgttcatcacttcttcactgaaaccaaagaagcaggaatctgcagctttcaggacctccaggtggtcttcatctttgatggtctggatgagtgtcgacttcctctggacttccacaaaaatgagatcctgactgatgtcacagagtccacctcagtggatgtgctgctgacaaacctcatcaggggaaagctgcttccctctgctcacctctggataaccacaagacctgcagcagccaatcagatccctcctgactgtgtggacatggtgacagaggtcagagggttcaccgacccacagaaggaggagtacttcaggaagaggttcagagaggaggagcaggccagcaggatcatctcccacatcaagacatcacgaagcctccacatcatgtgccacatcccagtcttctgctggatcactgctacagttctggagaacatgttggaaaccagagagggagcagagctgcccaagaccctgactgagatgtacatccgcttcctggtggttcagaccaaattAAAGGTCAAATATGATGAAGGCGCTAAGGCAGATTCACACTGGAGTCCAGAGAGTAGGAAGATGATTCAGTccctgggaaaactggcttttgaccagctgcagaaaggaaacctgatcttctatgaatcagacctgacagagtgtggcatcgatatcacagcagcctcagtgtactcaggagtgttcacacaggtctttaaagaggaagacaaggtgttctgcttcatccatctgagtgttcaggagtttctggctgctcttcatgtccatctgaccttcatcaactctgctgtcaacctgctggaacaatctTGGTTGTCTAAGATCTTTAGACACAAACGTAAACTAAAACATCTCCaacagagtgctgtggacaagtccttacagagtccaaatggacacctggacttgttcctccgcttcctcctgggcctttcactggagaccaatcagactcttctacggggcttgctgacacagacaggaagtagctcacagatcaatcaggaaacagtccagcacatcaagaagaagatcagtgagaatgtgtctgcagagagaagtatcaatctgttccactgtctgaatgaactgaatgatcgttctctagtggaggagatccaacaggccctgagatcaggacgtctctccacagataaactgtctcctgctcagtggtcagccctgggcttcatcttactgtcatcagaagaagatctggaggtgtttgacctgaagaaatactctgcctcagaggaggctcttctgaggctgctgccagtggtcaaagcctccaacaaagttct gctgagcagctgtaacctctcagagagaagctgtgaagctctgtcctcagttctcagctcccagtcctctagtctgagagagctggatctgagtaacaatgacctgcaggattcaggagtgaagcttctttgtgctggactggagagtgctcactgtggtctggaatcactgag actgagcagctgtaacctctcagagagaagctgtgaagctctgtcctcagtcctcagctcccagtcctctagtctgagagagctggacctggataataatgacctgcaggattcaggagtgaagcagctgtctcgtggactggagactccagactgtggactgaagactctcag tctgtcaggttgtctgatcacacaggagggctgtgcttctctggcctcggttctgacctccaacccctcctatctgagagagctggacctgagctacaatcatccaggagactcaggagtggagctgctgtctgctttactcaacagtccagattgtagtctgaagactctcag ggtggagcatggtggagagcagaggttaaaacctgttcCAAGgaggt atttctgtcaacttgaagtcgacacaaactcagtgcacacaaacctcaaactgtctgacaacaacaggaaggtgacacatgtgagagaggagcagccatatcctgatcatccagacagatttgacttctaccatcagctgctgtgtagaaatgttctgactggtcgctgttactgggaggtcgagtggagaggagaggtttatatatcagtgagttacagaagaatcagaaggaaaggagacagtgatgactgctggtttggaggaaacaatcagtcctggagtctgggCTGCTCTGATCGTCTTGGTTACTCTGTCtatcacaataacagagaaacactcatctcctcctcctctggctctcacagagcagcagtgtatgtggactgtcctgctggcactctgtccttctacagagtctcctctgacacactgatccacctccacaccttcagcaccacattcactcagcctctacatgctgggttctggttggatcctggttcctcagtgagtctgtgctgtgtgtag